One window of the Pedobacter ginsengisoli genome contains the following:
- a CDS encoding TolC family protein, with the protein MKTKIYLILLLLFFAGGIVQAQVTDSLNYKFSLKEAVDYALSHQSAVLNAQIDEEIAKNDVKKTVGTGLPQVSTTFNFQDYLKVPTSLLPGEFFGQPGTQIPVKFGVKYNSSAGIELNQLLFDGTYIVGLQASKTYKELSVRSTTRTKIETVVAVTKAYYSVLVNKEQLKLIDANLVQLAKSFNDTEAMFKNGFAEKIDADRLLVLKNNLETERENATRLLSVNIDLLKFQMGMPVTASLEPVDKISEVRAQPVSVVAADTSAYKARIEYSLLETQKKLNLLDVKRYKSTFLPTLKGFASATKSFQSDNFSNLYNQNYPTSVIGLTLSWNLINGGQRIYQLRNAKLVVKQTENKMEDLRNGIVNEISTNQKLYANSQRSLENQERNLKLAEEILRVTRIKYEQGIGSSLEVTTAETSLKEAQNNYITALYNLLINKVDLDKATGKINY; encoded by the coding sequence ATGAAAACCAAAATCTATCTCATACTTCTGCTCCTTTTTTTTGCCGGCGGAATAGTTCAGGCTCAGGTAACTGATTCCCTGAATTATAAGTTCAGCTTAAAAGAGGCTGTTGATTATGCCCTAAGCCATCAATCGGCCGTGTTAAACGCGCAAATTGATGAAGAAATAGCTAAAAATGATGTTAAAAAAACCGTTGGTACAGGCTTACCGCAAGTCTCCACTACTTTTAACTTTCAGGATTACCTAAAAGTACCAACAAGTTTGCTGCCTGGCGAATTCTTTGGTCAGCCGGGCACCCAAATTCCGGTTAAGTTTGGTGTAAAGTATAACTCTTCAGCAGGCATAGAACTAAATCAGCTCCTTTTTGATGGAACTTATATTGTAGGCCTGCAGGCTTCAAAAACTTATAAAGAGTTGTCTGTAAGAAGCACTACAAGAACTAAAATCGAAACCGTAGTTGCCGTTACAAAGGCCTACTATTCTGTATTGGTAAATAAGGAACAGTTAAAACTGATAGATGCCAATCTGGTACAGCTTGCAAAATCTTTTAACGATACGGAAGCCATGTTTAAAAATGGCTTTGCAGAAAAAATTGATGCCGACAGGTTACTGGTTTTAAAGAATAACCTGGAAACGGAACGCGAAAATGCAACCCGCTTGCTATCAGTAAATATCGATCTGCTCAAGTTCCAGATGGGAATGCCTGTTACTGCTTCACTTGAGCCTGTTGATAAGATAAGTGAGGTGCGCGCCCAGCCGGTTTCAGTTGTGGCAGCCGACACTTCTGCCTACAAGGCAAGAATTGAGTATTCCCTTTTAGAAACACAGAAAAAGTTAAACCTTCTGGATGTGAAAAGATACAAAAGTACTTTCTTGCCTACATTAAAAGGTTTTGCAAGTGCAACCAAAAGTTTTCAGTCCGATAACTTCTCAAACCTGTACAATCAAAACTACCCCACATCAGTAATTGGGCTAACCCTTTCCTGGAACCTGATTAATGGCGGGCAGCGCATTTATCAGTTACGAAACGCTAAGCTGGTGGTAAAGCAAACAGAAAATAAGATGGAAGACCTCAGGAATGGCATCGTAAATGAAATCTCCACAAATCAAAAGCTATATGCCAATAGCCAGCGCTCACTGGAAAACCAGGAAAGAAATTTAAAGCTTGCCGAAGAAATTTTAAGGGTAACCCGGATCAAATATGAGCAGGGAATAGGCTCTAGTCTGGAAGTTACTACTGCCGAAACTTCATTAAAGGAAGCGCAAAACAACTACATCACCGCTTTGTATAATCTGCTCATCAATAAGGTAGATCTGGATAAGGCAACAGGAAAAATCAACTATTAA
- a CDS encoding efflux RND transporter periplasmic adaptor subunit gives MKTIYSIALVLFLASCGSSEKPADKKAELEQLKKERTALNGKIEQLEKELGQSKSQADIKEVTATELKETEFRNFVEVQGKVDAEDNVEITPESPGSVTAIYVKVGQNVSRGQVLAQLDDKVLRQNIAQLQTQLELATTIFNRQKNLWDQKIGTEVQYLTEKSRKEGLQKQLSALQSQAAMNKIKSPVSGTVDAMDLKLGQSVAPGSPTGIRIVNASRLKVKALVSENYAARVSQGDDVEVSLPDVPENLHTKISFAAKVIDPISRGFNVEVKLPPSKKYRPNMLAVLKIIDYKNDKALTVPINAIQKSEAGEYVFVAVNGKAKKTDIKTGKVSNSQAEVLSGLKSGDKVITTGFQDLNDGDSVKL, from the coding sequence ATGAAAACAATATATAGCATCGCATTAGTTCTTTTTCTGGCTTCCTGCGGGTCATCGGAAAAACCTGCGGATAAAAAAGCAGAGCTTGAACAACTGAAAAAAGAACGTACCGCACTTAATGGAAAAATTGAGCAGCTGGAAAAAGAACTTGGACAAAGCAAAAGTCAGGCAGATATTAAGGAAGTAACAGCAACAGAACTTAAAGAAACCGAATTCCGGAACTTTGTAGAAGTGCAGGGTAAGGTGGATGCGGAAGACAATGTAGAGATCACTCCCGAATCTCCGGGTTCAGTAACTGCGATTTATGTAAAGGTCGGGCAAAACGTAAGCCGCGGTCAGGTGCTGGCCCAGCTTGACGATAAAGTGTTGCGCCAAAACATTGCACAATTACAAACCCAGTTGGAACTGGCCACCACCATTTTTAACCGTCAGAAAAACCTATGGGATCAGAAAATTGGAACTGAGGTTCAATACCTGACCGAAAAAAGCAGGAAAGAAGGGCTTCAAAAACAACTTTCGGCCTTACAATCTCAGGCCGCAATGAATAAAATCAAAAGCCCGGTTTCGGGTACTGTTGATGCCATGGATCTTAAGCTGGGTCAATCTGTAGCACCCGGAAGCCCTACAGGCATCCGGATTGTTAATGCAAGCAGGCTAAAAGTAAAAGCACTCGTTTCCGAAAATTATGCTGCCAGAGTAAGCCAGGGCGATGATGTAGAGGTATCGTTGCCTGATGTGCCAGAGAACCTGCACACTAAAATTTCATTTGCCGCCAAAGTTATTGATCCTATATCAAGAGGTTTTAACGTAGAGGTCAAGCTTCCTCCCAGTAAAAAATACAGACCGAACATGCTGGCCGTACTCAAAATTATAGATTATAAAAATGATAAGGCGCTAACTGTACCCATCAATGCCATTCAAAAATCTGAGGCAGGCGAATATGTATTTGTAGCTGTAAACGGCAAAGCCAAAAAAACAGATATCAAAACAGGAAAAGTATCCAATAGCCAGGCAGAGGTTTTATCGGGATTAAAATCAGGCGATAAAGTGATCACTACAGGATTTCAGGACCTGAACGATGGTGATTCAGTAAAACTATAA